Proteins from one Erysipelothrix larvae genomic window:
- a CDS encoding PD-(D/E)XK nuclease family protein: MRKTYIVPASNVRSFQHDLVKNNDVLMGVQVLPFEACCLESPLTSKQIEIHCFEAIQNNSFSLLELSLKSPSLIKDLINFRIDMKCYDLDLSCLPQTTQREKELYHAFSIIEPYIPSLSLPPGTIYYSLEGLSHAQIAFLSKSNALPLSPSQKSPSKLEAFEALNFRQELEGAMQYILSHHFDNAVIALFNYESVIPYVESCFQRYGVNVSYQNRLFDIVKHQMLAFIKQYTSQDLASTLALIESGALGLKKSYKLLRYIHHYKLHLNQLVEPFNYALDTKMSIVRDIIDLQKEIQDDAQILRDYLLEIQEMSLNDFIVYALNRLSELHPFDTKPLLRYVQEVYPFITRDSLPVVIKHIQALKDNPKQSLSIQVVDVNAIPSQIDGPLIILGLSSKAYPNLSSLSGVLDESYVKQIKGFPTLEARNKFNLELKRSIFRKADHLVLSFPHATYEGKALEGAYDAEVLLSQYNIKPKPWSIQEALNGLKPSLKLDPMLARALYERDGKIVGSVSSLELYVQDPLQHFIKHGLRLQEPPSYKLDERLFGTLNHSYFERSLNGKNTNLWDDYASYLPLDDATLSLIREINDEVLQFHHDNLSQAIQTTSFKPTYFETRFENESFFEGFEFNGVIDRIDVADDHLLIVDYKSSNHVLQSNEILLGHQLQLLTYALMARLRYNMPIQGVFYYSLNKNTITQNGPSYSKTKGISSSNPVTIQDLQKAHSYKGWFFDEPDDRFTQADFYTGLMLRKKDDAFYIFGKPYDIEKVKVYFVALYDYLKQQLLNGELDVNKFNLPLFDNYSFKQGGDEDES, from the coding sequence ATGAGAAAAACTTATATTGTACCAGCATCAAACGTTCGTTCTTTTCAACATGATTTAGTAAAAAACAATGATGTACTCATGGGTGTTCAAGTGCTTCCTTTTGAAGCGTGTTGTTTAGAAAGTCCCCTTACTTCAAAACAAATTGAAATACATTGTTTCGAAGCGATTCAAAACAATTCTTTTTCTTTGCTTGAGCTTTCATTAAAAAGTCCCTCATTGATAAAAGACTTAATCAACTTCAGAATCGACATGAAATGTTATGATCTTGACCTTAGTTGTTTACCACAAACGACTCAAAGAGAGAAAGAACTCTATCACGCTTTCTCAATCATCGAGCCCTATATTCCTTCCCTTTCGCTTCCACCTGGAACGATTTACTATAGTTTAGAGGGCTTGTCACACGCTCAAATTGCATTTTTATCTAAATCGAATGCATTACCACTTTCACCTTCACAAAAAAGTCCTTCAAAACTTGAAGCGTTTGAAGCGCTTAATTTTAGACAAGAACTTGAAGGTGCCATGCAATACATACTTTCACATCACTTCGACAACGCGGTGATTGCTTTATTTAACTATGAATCCGTCATCCCTTATGTTGAAAGTTGTTTTCAAAGATATGGTGTAAATGTTTCCTATCAAAACCGTCTGTTTGATATCGTCAAGCATCAAATGCTGGCTTTCATAAAACAATACACCTCACAAGACCTTGCTTCTACCTTAGCGCTTATTGAATCAGGTGCATTAGGCCTTAAGAAATCTTATAAACTCTTACGTTACATTCATCATTATAAACTCCATCTCAATCAACTGGTTGAGCCGTTTAACTATGCCCTTGATACCAAGATGTCAATTGTACGCGATATCATCGACCTTCAAAAGGAGATTCAAGACGATGCTCAAATCTTAAGAGACTACCTACTCGAAATTCAAGAAATGTCTTTGAACGATTTTATTGTTTATGCACTCAATCGCTTAAGTGAACTTCACCCTTTTGATACGAAGCCCTTGCTTCGCTACGTGCAAGAAGTGTATCCATTTATCACACGCGATAGTTTACCCGTCGTGATAAAACATATTCAAGCGCTTAAAGATAATCCTAAGCAGTCGCTTTCGATACAGGTTGTTGATGTGAATGCAATCCCTTCACAGATTGATGGACCACTGATTATTCTTGGATTGTCATCAAAAGCCTATCCTAATCTTTCTTCACTGTCAGGGGTACTTGATGAGTCCTATGTTAAGCAAATCAAAGGGTTTCCAACACTTGAAGCGCGAAATAAGTTCAATCTTGAATTAAAACGATCAATCTTTAGAAAAGCAGACCACCTTGTGCTGTCGTTTCCACATGCAACTTATGAAGGTAAAGCTCTGGAAGGGGCTTATGATGCCGAGGTTTTATTGTCGCAATATAATATTAAACCCAAGCCATGGAGCATTCAAGAAGCACTTAATGGCCTTAAACCCTCATTAAAACTCGACCCAATGCTCGCGCGTGCTTTATATGAAAGAGATGGAAAAATCGTTGGATCTGTGTCATCACTTGAGCTTTATGTTCAAGATCCACTGCAGCATTTCATTAAACACGGTCTAAGGCTTCAAGAACCTCCATCGTATAAACTTGATGAACGATTATTCGGTACGCTTAATCACTCCTATTTTGAACGCTCTTTAAACGGTAAAAACACCAATCTTTGGGATGACTATGCCTCTTATCTTCCGCTTGATGATGCAACGCTATCCCTTATTCGCGAAATAAATGACGAAGTGCTTCAATTTCACCACGACAATCTGTCACAAGCAATCCAGACCACTTCATTCAAACCTACTTATTTTGAAACCCGGTTTGAGAATGAATCCTTCTTTGAAGGTTTTGAGTTTAATGGTGTCATTGACCGAATTGATGTTGCGGATGATCACCTGCTAATCGTCGATTATAAAAGCAGCAATCATGTATTACAGTCAAATGAGATACTACTTGGTCATCAACTCCAACTCTTAACGTATGCACTGATGGCGCGTCTTCGCTATAACATGCCAATCCAAGGAGTTTTCTATTACAGCCTCAATAAAAATACGATAACCCAAAATGGGCCAAGTTATTCGAAGACTAAAGGGATTTCTTCAAGTAATCCAGTCACGATTCAAGACCTTCAAAAAGCCCATAGTTATAAAGGGTGGTTTTTCGATGAACCCGATGATCGTTTTACTCAAGCTGATTTCTACACAGGACTGATGCTTCGAAAGAAAGATGACGCGTTCTACATATTTGGTAAGCCTTATGACATAGAGAAAGTTAAAGTGTACTTTGTAGCGCTCTATGACTACTTAAAACAACAATTACTTAACGGTGAATTGGATGTAAATAAATTCAATTTACCACTTTTCGATAATTACTCATTTAAACAAGGAGGTGATGAAGATGAGTCCTAA
- a CDS encoding exodeoxyribonuclease III, translated as MKFISWNVNGLRAIMKKDFPEQFKSFDADVISLQEIKLQEGQSDFSPEGYYAYHNYAQRKGYSGTAVFTKKKPLSVTYGIGIESHDQEGRVITCEYDKFFLVNVYTPNAQPELKRLSYRVQWETDFRAYLMHLDTMKPVVLCGDLNVAHQEIDLKNPKSNRNNPGFSDEERSEFTKLLEVGFTDSFRFLYPDITERYSWWSYRFNARANNSGWRIDYFVVSNRLQNKILDADILDQEFGSDHAPVVLKLDI; from the coding sequence ATGAAATTTATATCATGGAATGTGAACGGGTTACGCGCAATAATGAAGAAAGATTTCCCTGAACAGTTTAAGTCTTTTGACGCAGATGTAATCTCGCTACAAGAAATAAAATTACAGGAAGGGCAATCCGATTTTAGTCCAGAAGGATATTATGCGTATCATAACTATGCACAACGCAAAGGATATTCAGGAACAGCGGTTTTTACAAAAAAGAAACCTTTATCGGTGACGTATGGTATCGGCATCGAATCGCATGATCAAGAAGGGCGTGTTATAACCTGCGAGTATGATAAATTCTTTTTAGTAAATGTATATACACCCAATGCGCAGCCTGAACTTAAGCGATTATCCTACCGTGTACAATGGGAAACTGATTTTAGAGCATATTTGATGCACTTGGATACGATGAAACCTGTGGTATTGTGTGGTGATTTAAATGTAGCTCACCAAGAAATTGACTTAAAAAATCCAAAATCAAATCGAAACAATCCGGGGTTCTCTGATGAGGAACGGAGTGAATTCACAAAATTACTTGAAGTGGGATTTACAGATTCATTTAGATTCTTATACCCAGATATTACAGAGCGTTACTCTTGGTGGAGTTATCGATTTAATGCCCGTGCAAATAACTCAGGGTGGCGGATTGATTATTTTGTCGTGTCAAACCGATTACAAAATAAGATTCTTGATGCAGACATCTTGGATCAAGAGTTTGGAAGTGATCATGCACCAGTTGTACTGAAACTTGATATTTAA
- a CDS encoding DEAD/DEAH box helicase: MTFNEFLLQESILRALSEKGYETPTEIQNLAIPIFMEGSDVLAQSQTGTGKTAAFGLPMINRLEKLDKRVTQGLVLCPTRELCMQVAEELRTFMKFVQHARVASVYGGEPIDRQIRDLRRGCDIVVATPGRLLDHLRRKTIRLNNCSMLVLDEADEMLNMGFLEDIETVLEYLPEETQKGFFSATMPKAILELSNTFLKDPKMVRVSPKNVTSENIKQIAYSVTEDNKVNLIAQLFSFNSAKSAMVFCNTKRRVDEVVDALNAQGILCLGLHGDMKQEMRTQVMGRFKKGNVQILVATDVAARGIDVQSMDMVINYDVPQETEYYVHRIGRTGRNGRDGLAITFVTPRQRYQLRNLERLTKSTIEVQPLPTEEDLKNYFIESVIQDVQAWKEKEVSSDYEAILNALENEGLSLSDFMGAMLAAQYEKSSLKPIKQEQPKERKRRNDGPMVTLALNVGGKEHVSPATFLKIIAKVSEDASRAVGDITIKPKESFMDVPEKFSDVIADALHQERVKGRKITVEKRALMKRRQNRDGGNRRRKPRN; encoded by the coding sequence ATGACATTTAATGAATTTTTATTACAGGAGTCGATCTTAAGAGCGCTCTCAGAAAAAGGGTATGAAACACCCACTGAGATTCAAAATCTTGCGATTCCTATATTTATGGAAGGAAGCGATGTATTGGCACAATCTCAGACAGGTACTGGGAAAACTGCAGCCTTTGGCTTGCCAATGATAAATCGCTTAGAGAAGCTTGATAAACGTGTGACACAAGGACTGGTATTATGTCCAACTCGTGAATTGTGTATGCAAGTAGCGGAAGAACTCCGTACGTTTATGAAGTTTGTGCAACATGCACGTGTAGCGAGTGTCTATGGTGGAGAACCAATTGATCGCCAAATCCGTGATTTACGACGGGGATGTGATATTGTTGTCGCAACACCAGGTCGTTTACTCGATCATTTAAGAAGAAAAACAATCCGACTTAACAATTGCTCAATGCTTGTATTAGACGAAGCAGATGAAATGTTAAACATGGGATTTTTAGAAGACATCGAAACAGTGCTTGAATACTTACCAGAAGAAACTCAAAAAGGCTTCTTCTCAGCAACAATGCCTAAGGCAATTTTAGAATTGTCAAATACATTCTTGAAAGATCCAAAGATGGTGCGTGTTTCACCAAAGAATGTAACATCAGAAAATATTAAGCAAATTGCATACAGTGTAACAGAAGATAATAAGGTTAATCTAATTGCTCAACTCTTCTCATTCAACAGTGCAAAAAGTGCAATGGTATTTTGTAACACAAAACGTCGTGTTGATGAAGTTGTGGATGCATTGAATGCGCAAGGAATCTTGTGTTTGGGTCTTCATGGAGACATGAAGCAAGAAATGCGTACGCAAGTTATGGGACGCTTTAAAAAAGGAAATGTGCAAATTCTTGTTGCGACTGATGTTGCAGCACGTGGAATTGATGTTCAGTCAATGGATATGGTAATCAATTACGATGTGCCTCAAGAAACTGAATACTATGTACACCGTATCGGTCGTACAGGACGTAATGGTCGTGATGGGTTAGCAATTACATTTGTGACTCCACGTCAACGTTATCAATTACGCAATCTAGAAAGACTGACTAAATCAACAATTGAAGTTCAACCTCTTCCAACAGAAGAAGATTTGAAGAACTACTTTATTGAGTCTGTAATTCAAGATGTTCAAGCATGGAAAGAAAAAGAAGTAAGTTCTGACTATGAAGCAATCTTAAATGCACTTGAGAATGAAGGATTGTCACTTTCTGACTTCATGGGTGCAATGTTGGCAGCTCAGTACGAAAAATCTTCATTGAAGCCAATCAAACAAGAACAACCTAAGGAAAGAAAACGTCGTAATGATGGTCCTATGGTAACCTTGGCATTGAATGTTGGTGGGAAAGAACACGTTTCTCCAGCAACCTTCTTGAAGATCATTGCGAAAGTATCTGAAGATGCTTCACGCGCGGTCGGTGATATCACCATTAAACCAAAGGAATCATTCATGGATGTTCCTGAAAAATTCAGTGATGTCATTGCAGATGCATTGCATCAAGAACGTGTTAAAGGACGTAAAATCACGGTTGAAAAACGGGCATTAATGAAACGTCGTCAAAACAGAGACGGTGGAAATCGTCGTAGAAAACCTCGCAATTAA
- a CDS encoding TetR/AcrR family transcriptional regulator, with protein MNTKQKILYEALSLFSVKGYSAVNVGEIAEAVGIKTPSLYKHYKSKQDIFNFCVVEFSKRIETMHNDMRLPESKKAAFAYDSISTEKLIDVTTGLFLFYLQDDVASKFRKMLQIERYHNSEINAVYEDLFIEGSIKHEEEIFTELINKGVIKGNNAHVLALRFYTPIFFLLQKYDMNHDQIEDAKRELALMVQDFRDTYVNAEN; from the coding sequence ATGAATACTAAGCAAAAGATATTATATGAAGCATTATCTCTATTTTCTGTTAAAGGATATAGTGCGGTTAATGTTGGGGAAATTGCAGAAGCGGTGGGAATTAAAACACCATCATTATATAAGCACTATAAAAGCAAACAGGATATTTTCAATTTTTGCGTCGTTGAGTTTTCGAAACGGATCGAAACAATGCACAATGACATGAGATTGCCTGAATCAAAAAAGGCTGCATTTGCTTATGATTCTATTTCAACCGAAAAGCTTATTGATGTTACAACAGGCCTTTTTCTATTTTATTTACAAGACGATGTTGCTTCCAAATTTCGAAAAATGTTACAGATAGAACGTTACCATAATTCAGAAATCAATGCAGTGTATGAAGATTTATTTATTGAAGGATCCATCAAACATGAAGAAGAAATATTTACCGAACTTATAAACAAAGGGGTGATTAAAGGGAATAATGCACATGTCCTTGCGTTGCGTTTTTATACTCCGATATTCTTTTTATTACAGAAATATGACATGAATCATGACCAAATAGAGGATGCGAAAAGAGAACTTGCTTTAATGGTGCAGGATTTCCGTGATACGTATGTAAATGCAGAAAATTGA
- a CDS encoding alpha/beta fold hydrolase, whose amino-acid sequence MLIVITMYLVIQAIRCHNAVKESRKTLTTYQAESVSLSYGNLTYVDKGVGEVILSVHGLFGGYDQAFDTCKDLSSDYRIIAPSRFGYVGSDILGSGTPGEQATAFVELLDRLKIEKVFLLGTSAGGSVSIRFALDYPHRTKGLILYCSGMHFSEKPHTYPEYAGPPAFLCNNFAMYVISPFFEPIMGMHPSTINSMLPIGDRKDGVILDASVTNPDMARNFENYHIESLQVPTLIFHAIDDKLVRYEDTLNALNRFPNCTFISFETGGHLMDGHAKEIETAVAKFIH is encoded by the coding sequence ATGCTTATCGTTATAACCATGTATTTGGTGATACAAGCAATACGATGCCATAACGCCGTCAAAGAAAGTCGTAAAACACTCACCACTTATCAAGCCGAAAGTGTTTCCTTAAGTTATGGTAATCTAACATATGTGGACAAAGGCGTCGGAGAAGTAATCCTATCAGTTCACGGTCTTTTCGGAGGATATGACCAAGCTTTTGATACGTGCAAGGATTTGAGCTCTGATTATAGAATTATTGCGCCTTCAAGGTTTGGATATGTTGGCAGTGATATTTTAGGAAGCGGAACACCTGGTGAACAAGCAACTGCATTTGTTGAATTGCTCGATAGATTGAAAATTGAGAAGGTTTTCTTGTTAGGAACATCAGCAGGCGGCAGTGTCTCAATACGATTTGCATTAGATTATCCACATCGGACAAAGGGACTTATACTATATTGCTCTGGAATGCATTTTTCAGAAAAACCTCATACATATCCTGAATATGCAGGCCCTCCTGCGTTCTTGTGCAACAATTTCGCAATGTATGTTATCAGCCCATTTTTTGAACCGATTATGGGGATGCATCCATCTACTATAAACAGCATGCTTCCGATTGGGGATCGAAAAGACGGTGTGATATTGGATGCTTCTGTTACGAATCCAGATATGGCACGAAACTTTGAGAACTATCACATCGAGTCTTTGCAAGTGCCTACTCTCATTTTTCATGCTATAGATGATAAATTAGTACGCTACGAAGATACACTTAACGCACTCAACCGCTTTCCTAATTGCACATTCATCTCCTTCGAAACAGGGGGCCATTTGATGGATGGGCATGCAAAAGAAATAGAAACAGCGGTAGCAAAATTTATCCATTAA
- a CDS encoding DegV family protein — protein sequence MNIAIVTDSGSNYYNEDLKDVKGLYAVPLQIIDGDTTYLESVEISNTQVNTLMKEHHTLTTSLPAIGRIEALFEQIKNDGYDKILAVPITSGISSTINAMRTAANYMDIRFDFIDCYSTFHNSLDIALYARRELNSGRSLSEITGIIEDAIEHSDTNIIPDDLGHLSRGGRLSPLAATLGGFLKIKPILHLNKDTLGVIEPMDKVRTMSKAISTVVENMKQAGVDETYTITVAHVDSMELLNETVDKLHIAFPNTEIRKHDLISTVSVHCGLGSVALQYMKILK from the coding sequence ATGAATATAGCAATTGTTACCGACAGTGGGAGTAACTACTATAACGAAGATCTTAAAGATGTTAAAGGATTATATGCCGTTCCGCTTCAAATAATTGATGGGGATACAACATATCTTGAAAGTGTTGAAATCAGCAATACACAGGTTAATACCTTAATGAAAGAGCATCATACCTTAACGACTTCATTACCAGCAATCGGACGCATTGAAGCCTTATTTGAACAAATTAAAAACGATGGGTATGACAAAATTCTTGCGGTGCCTATTACATCTGGAATTTCTAGTACCATCAATGCAATGCGAACTGCTGCAAACTATATGGATATTCGTTTTGATTTTATCGATTGTTACTCTACATTCCATAACTCACTTGACATTGCGCTTTATGCAAGACGTGAACTTAATAGTGGACGTAGCTTAAGCGAAATAACTGGAATAATCGAAGATGCTATTGAACATAGCGACACAAATATCATACCTGATGACTTGGGTCATTTATCACGTGGTGGTCGATTATCACCACTTGCCGCAACTTTAGGTGGTTTCCTAAAAATAAAACCGATTCTTCATTTAAACAAAGACACACTTGGAGTTATTGAACCCATGGATAAAGTACGTACCATGAGCAAAGCCATTTCAACCGTGGTTGAAAACATGAAACAAGCCGGTGTGGATGAAACTTACACGATTACCGTGGCACATGTTGATTCGATGGAACTTCTAAATGAAACCGTTGATAAACTTCACATAGCATTTCCTAATACAGAAATACGAAAACATGATTTAATATCAACAGTCAGTGTCCACTGTGGACTTGGATCTGTTGCACTTCAGTACATGAAGATTTTGAAGTAA
- a CDS encoding DegV family protein — MKKYGIVVDSSAALTEKQASDLGVVVAPLTLTYNKEHFEDQITMTYNDVKDILARHEIIMTSQPNIGRILELLEPMRDEGYDHIFIITLSATLSGTFSAFNHAVEELQLSNVSVIDSYTIAGPVQNAIGLIRHFEAKDGTVEEILEAFKPIFDNTSTYIYPQDFRQLKASGRISSSAATLASLLKIKPVLRFENRGKTIEKFATARTEAKAFDAIMNDLLDNGVNQNDHILYILEFEADEVSKRFINRVHETFPNIEIIRMPLPAAVATHAGIGTIAIQWNVKTKQ; from the coding sequence ATGAAGAAATACGGAATCGTTGTTGACTCGTCAGCAGCACTTACAGAAAAACAAGCGAGTGATTTAGGTGTTGTAGTTGCTCCTTTAACTTTAACATATAACAAGGAACACTTTGAAGACCAAATTACAATGACTTACAATGATGTTAAAGATATTTTAGCACGTCATGAGATTATTATGACATCTCAACCAAATATTGGACGCATTTTAGAGTTATTAGAGCCTATGCGTGATGAAGGGTACGACCATATTTTTATTATTACACTTTCCGCAACCCTTTCAGGGACATTCTCTGCATTTAACCATGCAGTAGAAGAACTTCAATTATCAAATGTTTCTGTCATTGATTCTTATACAATCGCAGGACCGGTACAAAATGCTATTGGATTAATTCGACACTTTGAAGCGAAAGATGGAACTGTCGAAGAGATATTAGAAGCATTCAAACCCATCTTTGACAATACATCAACATATATCTATCCACAGGATTTTCGTCAGCTCAAAGCCAGTGGACGTATTTCTTCGAGCGCTGCAACACTTGCATCGCTATTAAAAATCAAACCTGTACTTCGATTTGAAAACAGAGGGAAAACTATCGAAAAGTTTGCTACCGCACGTACTGAGGCAAAAGCCTTCGATGCAATCATGAACGATCTTTTAGACAATGGCGTAAATCAAAACGATCATATCCTTTATATTCTTGAATTTGAAGCAGATGAAGTATCAAAACGATTCATCAATAGAGTACACGAAACCTTCCCAAACATTGAAATTATCAGAATGCCTCTACCTGCTGCAGTAGCCACTCATGCTGGAATTGGAACAATTGCCATTCAATGGAATGTTAAGACTAAGCAATAG
- a CDS encoding YigZ family protein, with product MKKTIAQEVVTELYFQKSQFITYLTPIQSETEAKEVIKRIKKEHPKATHHCVAYVVEDIERSNDDGEPASSAGLPMLQVLRGNDLDYVLAVVVRYFGGTLLGVGGLIRAYGSSVKHAIDTAQILIPQEVTTVNLRFPYEYINAVETFLSENAEIIDRNYETLAIYDIKTKNPEQLNGLIDITRGKITIQIVTKKIEYSKEG from the coding sequence ATGAAAAAAACAATTGCTCAAGAAGTTGTCACAGAATTATATTTTCAAAAGTCTCAGTTTATAACATATCTAACTCCGATTCAATCAGAAACAGAAGCAAAAGAAGTGATAAAGCGTATAAAAAAGGAACATCCAAAAGCGACGCATCATTGTGTCGCGTATGTAGTCGAAGATATCGAGCGATCAAACGATGATGGAGAGCCTGCTTCAAGTGCAGGGCTACCAATGCTTCAGGTATTACGTGGCAATGACCTAGACTATGTACTTGCGGTTGTTGTGCGCTATTTTGGGGGAACACTCCTTGGTGTTGGAGGTTTAATACGTGCTTATGGGAGCAGTGTTAAGCACGCCATTGACACTGCACAAATCTTAATCCCTCAAGAAGTCACAACTGTAAACTTAAGGTTTCCTTACGAATATATTAATGCAGTTGAGACTTTTTTGTCAGAAAATGCAGAAATTATCGATCGAAACTATGAAACACTGGCGATTTATGATATAAAAACAAAGAACCCTGAACAGTTGAATGGACTTATTGATATCACTCGGGGTAAAATAACAATACAGATCGTAACAAAGAAGATCGAGTACAGTAAGGAGGGGTAA
- a CDS encoding Fur family transcriptional regulator, with protein sequence MQNKKELHDSKIRFTKPRDEILTVLKEAKTPISLQDIRCKIDESIDLSTIYRTLDLFEKHGIVHKIVYLETGTSVYEYDRHLHVHHLICIECRKIVNVEECPLGDYENRIALETGYQIVRHQLELYGICPECRKSAT encoded by the coding sequence ATGCAAAATAAAAAAGAACTGCATGATTCAAAGATTCGATTTACAAAACCACGAGACGAAATACTTACCGTATTAAAAGAAGCAAAAACGCCAATTTCTTTACAAGATATTCGGTGTAAGATTGATGAATCAATAGATTTGTCAACAATCTATCGAACCTTGGATTTATTTGAGAAACACGGCATCGTCCACAAGATTGTATACCTTGAGACGGGAACGAGCGTCTACGAATATGATCGACATCTTCATGTGCACCACCTTATTTGTATCGAATGTCGAAAAATTGTCAATGTTGAAGAGTGTCCTTTAGGGGATTATGAAAACAGAATCGCTTTAGAAACAGGGTATCAGATTGTTAGGCATCAACTAGAACTCTATGGGATTTGCCCAGAATGTAGAAAGAGTGCGACATAA
- a CDS encoding MFS transporter gives MITLVSKEKQIIYMNALFTFAMSMGNVFVNVFVYSYTQSLELTLLYACIRYFFIPIFSLIGGRMSTKHDLTRILSIGLVFMTGAFLYLLWIQDGIAEAVWKAFIVAGLTGCGEGLFWYAMNVMNQKTPRIEARSLFLSNMGLLNGIANIFAPVVTAVILGNVETDMFGYSMIFTLVIVLFIVVAYMSLRLSYVYRTPSFPFLELFKKGSEKWEYQKKTAVLHSLRECYTMALSGLLVFRMLNNSGEILSYYNALISSIVIASYWVVGRKVRHAMIINALYIGSFGLLASMLILSFSQGALMALLFGIINAISTPLYFNGFQMIRMRVFTEEAKDGNITGHIIASEFLMNIGRILGLGTIVILARSFPDPAYIQLGTIFMALGGIGVVILTYRMSKKYELV, from the coding sequence ATGATTACATTAGTATCAAAAGAAAAACAGATCATTTATATGAATGCTTTATTTACGTTTGCCATGTCGATGGGAAATGTTTTTGTGAATGTTTTTGTGTATTCCTACACACAATCACTTGAACTAACCTTATTATATGCATGCATTCGTTACTTCTTCATACCGATCTTCTCATTGATTGGTGGAAGAATGAGTACAAAACATGATCTGACACGAATCTTATCGATCGGGCTCGTTTTTATGACCGGTGCTTTTTTATACTTACTGTGGATTCAGGATGGGATTGCCGAGGCAGTTTGGAAAGCATTTATTGTCGCCGGACTTACGGGTTGTGGTGAAGGATTATTTTGGTATGCAATGAACGTTATGAATCAAAAAACACCACGCATCGAAGCGCGCAGTCTTTTCCTAAGCAACATGGGGTTATTAAATGGGATTGCAAATATTTTTGCACCCGTTGTAACAGCTGTGATACTTGGAAATGTTGAGACCGATATGTTTGGATATAGCATGATCTTTACCCTGGTTATTGTGTTATTTATAGTGGTCGCTTATATGAGTTTAAGACTTTCATATGTATACCGAACACCAAGTTTTCCATTCTTAGAATTGTTTAAAAAGGGAAGTGAAAAATGGGAATATCAAAAGAAAACAGCAGTTCTCCATAGCCTCAGGGAATGTTATACAATGGCGTTGAGTGGATTGCTTGTATTTAGGATGTTGAATAATTCTGGAGAGATATTGAGTTACTACAATGCACTGATATCATCCATTGTGATTGCGAGTTATTGGGTTGTGGGACGAAAGGTCCGACATGCGATGATTATAAACGCTCTCTATATTGGATCCTTTGGTTTACTTGCTTCAATGCTTATCTTATCATTCTCTCAAGGGGCGTTAATGGCTTTGTTATTTGGAATTATTAACGCAATATCAACACCCCTTTACTTTAATGGATTTCAAATGATCCGAATGAGGGTATTTACGGAAGAGGCGAAAGATGGTAATATAACGGGACATATTATTGCCTCAGAGTTTTTAATGAATATTGGTCGAATCTTGGGACTGGGAACAATTGTGATCCTTGCTCGAAGTTTTCCTGACCCAGCATATATTCAATTAGGAACAATCTTTATGGCCTTGGGAGGCATTGGTGTTGTGATCTTAACGTATCGCATGTCCAAAAAATACGAACTAGTATAG